A window of Sander vitreus isolate 19-12246 chromosome 18, sanVit1, whole genome shotgun sequence contains these coding sequences:
- the txlnba gene encoding beta-taxilin yields the protein METSVKAADVLAPSQSDVKAKNANGEVTAPPAACSSSEHSDPMEEFKRRLHDIISTHGSAAGLLDTQSLMEAEVEKMKKEPKDDIPVAIETEVCLILKSLNKLSSQEQKLEDVVRKYAEVAALRRGDEKKLCVLQQRLSVLLDERQQLQEESRSSITARCKLETLCKELQGHYTVLREETLQRSREDEEKRTEMTNHFQRTLTEIQAQIEQHSSRNDKLCHENSSLTDKLESLMSQCEMREESLEKINKHRELQQKLTEAKLKQANALLTEAEEKHKREKEYLLREAIDKTKKCFAMKEQELAMKKKLKLYGEKFDEFQATLAKSNEIYVRFKKEMDNMSEKMKKMDKESNLWKTRFENCNKALTDMMEERTMKMKEYDVFVLKIQKLERLCNALQSERAILYDKIKEIRQTNSNIPSKVFGSSKVDEILTPEDPDKTTMLTSVELKELQELQKEDPVLTEGMSRLKEEQAKLQEIADALLAKPCDNDEEDNDDVDTEEDLMSSAFAQFKTKAQVKEEAVSVPQQVADVKSEAAESVLPQPDKVEEVSKPAMSTPVENTSDMIPTETKPEAVKVRTQVEEKEVKPDKVIQQQPPEPAPTSEPEKVKIDPPTNPKPEAAEAELLVKAAEVNPVVPVEDEKVQTEPVKEPKEALTKSESAPPSNDTPKATASSNAESSKKQTPKKKKKKNGKNAS from the exons ATGGAGACGTCGGTGAAAGCAGCTGACGTGTTGGCGCCCTCGCAGTCTGACGTGAAAGCTAAAAACGCCAACGGTGAGGTGACAGCTCCACCAGCAGCCTGCAGCTCCTCCGAACACTCGGACCCCATGGAGGAGTTCAAGAGACGGCTCCACGACATCATCAGCACCCACGGCTCTGCAGCCGGCCTCCTGGACACACAG AGTCTGATGGAGGCGGAGGTGGAAAAGATGAAGAAGGAGCCAAAAGATGACATCCCAGTTGCCATTGAGACAG AGGTCTGTCTCATCTTGAAGAGTCTGAACAAGCTCTCTTCTCAAGAGCAGAAACTGGAAGATGTGGTTAGGAAGTACGCCGAAGTG GCAGCCCTGCGGCGGGGTGATGAGAAGAAGCTGTGCGTATTGCAGCAGCGGCTCTCCGTCCTGCTGGACGAgcggcagcagctgcaggaggagAGTCGTAGTAGCATCACCGCTCGCTGCAAACTGGAGACTCTGTGCAAAGAGCTGCAGGGACACTATACCGTGCTGAGG GAGGAGACCCTTCAGCGCAGCAGGGAGGACGAGGAGAAGAGGACGGAGATGACCAACCACTTCCAGAGGACGCTGACAGAAATCCAGGCGCAGATCGAGCAGCACAGCTCCCGAAACGACAAACTGTGCCATGAAAATAGCAGCCTGACCGACAAATTAGAGAGTCTCATGAGCCAGTGCGAGATGAGGGAGGAG AGTTTGGAGAAGATCAACAAGCATCGCGAGCTGCAGCAAAAACTGACTGAAGCTAAACTGAAACAGGCCAACGCTCTGCTGACCGAAGCCGAGGAAAAACACAAGAGGGAGAAGGAATAT TTGCTTAGGGAGGCTattgacaaaacaaagaaatgcttCGCTATGAAGGAGCAGGAGCTGGCCATGAAGAAGAAG CTGAAACTCTACGGTGAGAAGTTTGATGAATTTCAGGCGACACTGGCAAAAAGCAACGAAATCTATGTCCGCTTCAAGAAAGAGATGGATAAT ATGTCagaaaagatgaagaaaatGGACAAAGAGTCAAATCTGTGGAAGACAAGGTTTGAGAACTGCAACAAGGCTCTGACTGATATGATGGAGGAG AGAACCATGAAGATGAAGGAGTATGACGTGTTCGTCCTGAAGATTCAGAAGCTGGAGAGGTTGTGTAATGCCCTACAGAGCGAGAGGGCAATCCTCTATGACAAGATCAAGGAAATCCGTCAGACTAACTCCAACATCCCATCAAAGGTCTTCGGCAGTTCTAAAGTTGATGAAATCCTCACCCCAGAGGATCCTGACAAAACTACCATGCTGACCTCTGTGGAGCTCAAAGAGCTTCAGGAGCTACAGAAGGAAGACCCGGTCCTAACGGAGGGCATGTCCCGTCTAAAGGAGGAGCAGGCCAAGCTGCAGGAGATTGCAGACGCCCTGTTGGCCAAACCGTGCGACAATGACGAAGAGGACAATGATGATGTAGACACTGAAGAAGACTTGATGTCTTCTGCGTTTGCCCAGTTCAAGACCAAAGCTCAGGTTAAAGAGGAAGCGGTTTCAGTCCCTCAGCAGGTGGCAGATGTCAAATCAGAGGCAGCAGAATCAGTTCTCCCACAGCCGGATAAAGTTGAGGAGGTTTCAAAGCCAGCGATGTCAACACCTGTGGAGAACACTTCTGATATGATACCAACAGAGACAAAACCAGAAGCTGTAAAAGTTCGAACCCAGGTCGAGGAGAAAGAGGTGAAACCAGATAAGGTGATCCAGCAGCAACCTCCTGAACCGGCACCGACATCTGAGCCTGAGAAAGTCAAAATCGATCCACCAACAAACCCAAAACCAGAAGCGGCAGAGGCTGAGCTCTTGGTCAAGGCCGCTGAGGTCAACCCAGTGGTCCCAGTGGAAGACGAGAAGGTCCAGACTGAACCAGTGAAAGAACCAAAGGAAGCACTTACCAAGTCAGAGTCAGCTCCACCCTCCAATGACACACCTAAAGCAACTGCCTCCTCCAATGCTGAGTCCTCCAAAAAGCAAacaccaaagaagaagaagaagaagaacggAAAGAATGCTAGCTAA